In Streptomyces sp. SN-593, a single genomic region encodes these proteins:
- a CDS encoding glycosyltransferase family 2 protein produces the protein MSTLPLVVVIPTKNEAENIARTVSSVIGHVEAVVVVDSHSTDDTCKIAARLGAQVVEYTWDGGYPKKKQWCLDRVRPEIPWLLFLDGDETPSPALLDELRSVFAAGPPSVAAFDIPLGYWFAGRRLRHGHTIVKRALLDRTRCHFPEPGDLDAPGMGEQEGHYQPVAPSAARLRSPIEHEDLDPVRTWFDRHNRYSDWEAWLEVNPSVKEEIRRVKTRQGQLFHKAPLKPLMSFAYAYVYRRGFLDGRAGLDYALAMSFYRWQIGLKAREYQRR, from the coding sequence GTGAGCACGCTCCCGCTGGTCGTGGTCATCCCGACCAAGAACGAGGCCGAGAACATCGCCCGTACGGTCTCCTCCGTCATCGGCCACGTCGAGGCGGTGGTCGTGGTGGACTCGCACAGCACCGACGACACCTGCAAGATCGCCGCGCGGCTGGGGGCGCAGGTGGTCGAGTACACCTGGGACGGCGGCTACCCCAAGAAGAAGCAGTGGTGCCTGGACCGGGTCCGCCCCGAGATACCGTGGCTGCTCTTCCTCGACGGCGACGAGACGCCGAGCCCCGCGCTGCTCGACGAGTTGCGGAGCGTCTTCGCGGCCGGGCCGCCGTCGGTCGCCGCGTTCGACATCCCGCTCGGCTACTGGTTCGCCGGGCGGCGGCTGCGGCACGGCCACACCATCGTCAAGCGCGCCCTGCTCGACCGCACCCGCTGCCACTTCCCGGAACCCGGCGACCTCGACGCCCCCGGGATGGGCGAGCAGGAGGGGCACTACCAGCCGGTCGCGCCGTCCGCGGCCCGGCTGCGCTCCCCGATCGAGCACGAGGACCTCGACCCGGTGCGGACCTGGTTCGACCGGCACAACCGCTACTCGGACTGGGAGGCGTGGCTGGAGGTCAACCCGTCGGTGAAGGAGGAGATCCGCCGGGTCAAGACCCGCCAGGGGCAGCTTTTCCACAAGGCGCCGCTCAAGCCGCTGATGTCCTTCGCGTACGCCTACGTCTACCGGCGGGGCTTCCTCGACGGCCGCGCGGGTCTGGACTACGCCCTGGCGATGAGCTTCTACCGCTGGCAGATCGGCCTCAAGGCCCGGGAGTACCAGCGGCGTTGA
- a CDS encoding NAD(P)H-binding protein, producing the protein MIVVTAPTGHIGSRVLADLLEHGEQVRVVARDPERLPARVRERVEVVTGSHRDGDVVERALDGAEAVFWLVPADVRAPSVYDAYVTFSIPFADAVVRHGVRHVVTVSALGRGSGLYAGHVSGSLAMEDLIRSTGVHFRALAIPSFMDNLARQVEGIRQHGVIGGTIPGDVRLPFTATRDIADLAAGLLRDRGWTGQDTLDLLGPEDLTFEEVAALASEVLGVPVRYERGDREQDRRRFVDRGFSEAMARSLIAMDVAKEHGLDNAVARTPRNTAPTSYRQWMRDVLKPAVEAG; encoded by the coding sequence ATGATCGTTGTCACCGCGCCGACGGGACACATCGGCAGCCGGGTCCTGGCGGACCTGCTGGAGCACGGCGAGCAGGTACGGGTGGTGGCGCGCGACCCGGAGCGGCTGCCCGCGCGGGTGCGCGAACGGGTGGAGGTGGTGACCGGCTCGCACCGGGACGGGGACGTGGTGGAGCGCGCGCTGGACGGGGCCGAGGCCGTGTTCTGGCTGGTCCCGGCGGACGTGCGCGCGCCGAGCGTCTACGACGCCTACGTCACCTTCAGCATCCCGTTCGCCGACGCCGTCGTGCGGCACGGCGTGCGGCACGTGGTCACCGTCTCCGCGCTCGGCCGCGGCAGCGGGCTCTACGCGGGCCACGTGTCGGGCTCGCTGGCCATGGAGGACCTGATCCGCAGCACCGGCGTGCACTTCAGGGCGCTGGCCATCCCGTCCTTCATGGACAACCTGGCCCGGCAGGTGGAGGGCATCCGGCAGCACGGCGTCATCGGGGGCACCATCCCCGGCGACGTGCGGCTCCCCTTCACCGCCACCCGCGACATCGCCGACCTCGCCGCCGGGCTGCTGCGGGACCGCGGCTGGACCGGGCAGGACACGCTCGACCTCCTCGGGCCGGAGGACCTGACCTTCGAGGAGGTCGCCGCCCTCGCCTCCGAGGTGCTCGGCGTCCCGGTCCGCTACGAGAGGGGCGACCGCGAGCAGGACCGGCGGCGCTTCGTCGACCGTGGCTTCTCCGAGGCGATGGCCCGCAGCCTGATCGCCATGGACGTCGCCAAGGAGCACGGTCTGGACAACGCGG